The Haloferax sp. Atlit-12N region GCTCATTCACCTGCCGGGTCACACTCCCGGCGTGTTGGGCGCGCACATCGAGACGCCCGACGGCGACGTGCTCGTCGCGGGCGACGAGTGCTACGTCGAGGGTAACTACACGGACGAGGTGCCGCTCGGTCCCGGCCTGCTCTGGAGCGAGCGCGACTGGTTCGAGAGCCTCCAGAGAGTGAAGGAACTCGAACGCCGGACCGGCGGCGACGTGCTGTTCGGCCACGACCTCGACCGGTTCGAGTCGTTCGGTGACGGCTGGAACGTCTGACTCGGGCAGACGGCGCGCTCGGAGGACTCTGATTTTCTCGGTCTCAATCGCGCGACGGCGCACAGCCGTAGCTCTCTCTGCGTCTGAAAAACGGTGAAAATGGAACCGCAGGGATGGTGGGGTGGAGTAGGGTGGGTGAGTGGATGGCTGGTGGAGACGACGGGCCGGCCTAAATCATGAGTTGCACGTCGGCGTCGGCCATGTGCTGGAGGGCCGTCGCCGCGCCGACGCCGGTGGTGACGCCGTCGTAGAACTCGGCTTCGTCGTAGCCCATCAGTTCGATGGTCATCTGGCAGGCCTGGAGGTCCACGCCCATGTCGAGGGAGGTCTCGATGAGTTCCTCGACGGTCGCGGTCCCGTTTTCCTGAATCTTCTTTTCCATCATGCTCGTGGCGACGTTGTCCATGAACGGCAACGCGGCCACGGCGTTCGGCATCGGCATGCTCGGGTTGCCGACCGCGCTGAGCTTCAGGTTCTTCGACTTCTTCTCGTGGAGGATGTCGAGTCCCCAGAACGTGTGGAAGACCACGACGTCCCAGCCGAAGGCGGCCGCCGTGCTGGCGAGGATGAGCGGCGGGTACGCCATGTCGAGGGTGCCTTTGGTCGCGATGATGGTCATCGACTTCTGTCCGTCGTCGTCGGTCGCCTCTCGGAGGTCGGAGACCTCTTCCTGCAGGGCTTGGACCTGTGCGCGGAGGTCTTCGACGGAGGCGGCTCCCGCGTCGACGGGCGCGTCGGCGTCCGAGCTCATTCCTTCTGGATGAAGTGGCGGAAGACCGCGTCGCCGTCTTCCTCGGCCTCTTCCTGTTCGAGCATGGAGACGCCGTCGGTGGAGTCGGCCCAGCCCTTCAGGTCGCTCATACTGCCGGAGTCGGTCGCGACGACCTGCAGAATCTCGCCTGCTTCGAGGTCGTCGACCGCGCCGCGGGTCTTGACGACGGGCATCGGGCAGGACAGTCCTTTCACGTCGAGGGTCTCGGTGGGTTCGTATGTACTCATTTTCGAAGTCACCTGTGTTGGGTGTGTTCCACAATATAGGGGTGCTTCGTAAAAGCGTGTCGATTCTTGGGTATACTACACAATATCTACGTCCAGAGACGCTTCATCCCATATTCGGCCATGTGAGGCACTAAAGAGCCATTGCACGCTCGCGTGAGTACGAAATCACACTAGAATCAGCCGACACACCTCGATTGAGTATTGCAAGAAATACAAACTACCATCCGAAAGCTTAAGTCGGACCACCCGATAGTGGGTGATGCATACATGACCGTTCCAGACCTGCCGGAACTCGAAGTCGGCGTGCCAGTCATCGAACCCGAGACGCTGAAAGCCCGCATCGACGAGGGCGAGTCGCTCACCATCCTCGACAACCGCGTGCCGTCGGAACACGAGGACTGGCGCATCGACGGCGAGAACGTCTCGCACGTCAACATCCCTTACTTCGAGTTCCTCGACGAGGAGCTCGACGAGTCGCTGTTCGAAGACCTGCCCGAAGACGAGGAGTTCGTCGTCCTCTGTGCGAAGGGTCACTCCTCGGAGTACGTCGCCGGACTCCTCATCCAGGAGGGCTACGACGCCGTGGCGCTCGAACGCGGCATGAACGGCTGGGCGAGCATCTACGAGTACACGGAACTGGAGACCGACGGCGACGCGCTCGTCGCGCAGTACCAGCGCCCCTCCAGCGGCTGTCTGGCGTACCTCGTCGTCGACGGCGACGAGGCCGCCGTCGTCGACCCGCTTCGCTACTTCGCCGACGAGTACGTCGCCGACGCGAAGGCGCTCGGCGCGGAACTGAAGTACGCCGTCGACACGCACATCCACGCCGACCACATCAGCGGGGTCCGCACGCTGGTCGAAGACTACGGCGTCACGGGCGTCATCCCCGAGGCCGCAGAAGCCCGCGGCGTCGACTACGACACGCCCTACGAGACCATCGCGGACGGCGAGACGCTCACCGTCGGCGACACCGACGTCGAGGCCATCCACACGCCCGGCCACACGACCGGCATGACGACCTACACGGTCGACAACGTGCTGTTCACGGGTGACGGCCTGTTCATCGAGTCGGTCGCCCGCCCCGACCTCGAAGACGGCGACGAGGGCGCGCCCGACGCGGCCGGCATGCTCTACGACTCCCTGCAGGAGCGCGTCCTCTCGCACGACGACGACGCTATCGTGGCCTCCGCGCACTTCAGCGACGCGGCAATCCCCGCCGACGACGGCAGTTACACCGCCACGCTCGGGGAACTGAAGGACACGATGGACGCACTTTCGATGCCCAAAGAGGAGTTCGTGGAGTTCATCCTCTCGGACATGCCGCCGCGGCCGGCCAACTACGTCGACATCATCGAGACGAACCTCGGCGTGCAGGAGTCGGACGACGACCGCGCCTTCGAGCTCGAACTCGGGCCGAACAACTGCGCGGCCAGCAACGAAGCCCTGACGAACTAAATGTCTGGTCTGACGCCGCTCCTCGTCGAGGGGCTCTTCCCGAACGGTATCGCGCACTACGCGCTCGGCGGCCTCCTCATCGGACTCGGGACCGCCGTCATCTACCTCGGGACGGGCATCATCGCCGGCACGAGCACCTTCCTCGAATCGACGCTGTCGTACGTCTCCGACCTCCCGCGGTTCAACAAGGCGAAGTACGTCGCCTCGCGGGACTGGCGGGTCGTGTTCACCCTGAGCATCGTCGCCGGGGCCGCGCTCTACACCGTCCTGTTCGGCGACGGCTGGTGGGTCTCCGACGTGCAACCGTGGCGCTTCGCCGTCGGCGGCGTGCTCGTCGGCGTCGGCACCCGCATCGGGAAGGGTTGTACGTCCGGCCACGGGGTCTGCGGCGTCGGCTCGCGCTCGCGGACCTCGCTCGTCAACGTCGCCACGTTCATGCTCGTCGCCATCGGGGTCGCACAGCTCCTGAGCGCGCTGGGGGTGTCGCCGTGAGCGACGACGAACGCGGACTCGGGTTCATGCTGGTCGTCATCGCGGGCGGCCTGATATTCGGGTTCGGCCTCGCCGTCAGCAACATGGCCCGACCGGAGGTCGTCCTCGACTTCCTCCAGTTCGACGACTTCGGCCTCGTCTTCGTGATGGGCGGGGCCGCCGTCGTCACCGGAACCGTCTTCGCGCTCGCCGAGGCGTTCGGCGACCGCGCGCCCCTCACCGGGCGTGACTACGGCCGCCGCCTGAAGTCGTTCGACAAGAACGTCGTCGTCGGCGGGGTCGTCTTCGGCGCCGGCTGGGGTATCTCCGGCATCTGTCCCGGCGCGGCCTACGCCAGCCTCGGCGTCGGCAACTACCCCATCCTCATCGCCATCGGCGGGATGTTCGCCGGTGCGTACCTGCAGGGGCTCTGGCGCGCCCGCCGCGCCGAGAGCGCCGCGACCGGCACCTCCGCCGACTGAGCTCCCCGCCGAATCGGATTTCGTTCTTTTTGTACCCTCGTCCGCAGAGCGACGGCGACGGCGACGGTGTTCTCCTCTCCCTGTCGGTGAACCGCTGCCGATGGACCGCGTCGCGCGCGCTGTCGAGCAGCCGGTGGTCGTTTCCGCCCGTGAGTCGGCGTTGGACGCTCGCCGCCGGTACTCGAAAACGTCGTCGTGAGCAGCTCTCGACCGGGGCTCTGCGACTGTAGCTGGTTGGAGATAATATTGCACAAGAAGAAAACAACTATTTTGTCATAGGTAGCGGAGAAATATGTTCGTAACGTCGTATGATACGAAATATGGGCCGACTGAGTGGTATTTCTATGGTCTTTCTATAACTTATGTGTATGCAATCGCGATATGGTCTTGCACAGTATTCCCAAAAGCGTTATATACTCACTCCGGTTAGCCAGCCATGTACAAGAAAGTATGATACGTGCAATACACTCTGAGCGCCCCGAGGGGTGCTGGTAAGATGTTCGGAATCGAGACGTTGAGCGGGAACGCACAGGCCGCCGCGCTCGTCGGCGTCGTTCTCGTCGAGGCGATGGTGCTGTACGTCGGCTACGGCGCGCTGACCGCCGCGCTCGGGCCGACCGTTCGCAAGGCCATCGGTGGTGAGTGAGCGTGTTCGAGCTATTCGGCATGTCGGCCGGGATGCTGGCGCTCTTCGTCGCATTCGGCGTCCTCATCGGCGTCCTGTTCGGCTTCTTCGGCATGGGTGGGTCGTTCCTCGTGACGCCCGCGCTGCTCGTCATGGGGTATCCCTCGCGCGTGGCCGTCGGCTCCGGCCTCGCGTTCGTCTTCGGGACCTCCGTCATCGCGACGCTGAAGCACCGCGACCTCGGGCAGGTCGACTACAAACTCGGTATCTCGATGATTATCGGGACCACGGTCGGCCTCGAAGTCGGGAAGGAAATCGTCCTCTACCTCGAAGAACTCGGACTCGCCGGGAACATCATCAGCGTCACGTACGTGCTCTTGCTCGGCGGAATCGGGCTGTTCGTCACCTACGAGGCGCTGAAGGGCGGCGACGGCGGCGGCGTCAGCCACGACGTAGACGGCGACGCCGACATCGACGCCGACGACATCCCAGAGCTGGCGAAGAAGATTCAGAGCTACTCGCTCCCGCCGATGATAACCCTCCGCGGCGGCGTCAAGGTCTCTTTGTGGATGATTCTCCTCGTCGCGTTCGCCACGGGGCTCCTCTCGGGCTTCCTCGGCGTCGGCGGCGGCTTCATCCGCATGCCCGCGCTGTTCTACCTCATCGGCGTTCCGGTGCCCATCGCGGTCGGGACCGACCTGTTCGAAATCATGTTCTCGGGCGGCATCGGCTCGTTCCTCTACGCGCAGTCCGGCGGCGTCGACCTCTCTATCGTCGCGCCGCTCCTCGCCGGCTCGGCGCTCGGTGCGCGCGTCGGCTCCGCGGCGACCTCCATCGTCGACGAGGACGAAATCAAGATTTACTTCGGCCTGATGTTGCTCCTCGGCGCGCTCGCCGTCGCCGTCCGGCAGGCCGGGAACTACCTCGGCATGGGCGTTCTCGACTACGTCAGTCTCGCGCTCATCCTCGGGTCGGCGCTCATGGTCTCCGGCGCGGTGCTCTACAGCGCCGTCAAGTCCATGCGCGCGCCCTCAGCCGCCGGGAGTTCGACCGCCGACTGACGGCGACGGCTCGCACGCGAACCACACTCGCATCGAACCCGAATCCGCGACACCGGGCCGCGGTTTCTCCTCCGGTGTTGTGCAAACTATACAAACCCTTTTGAGGGCTGACCACGTAGCCCGAACCGACAATGGCTAGCTCGATGGTCGAATACCTGCAATCGGACATGGAGTGTGAGGGACTCCTCGAGTGTCTCCACGGACTGAAGCAACTCGACCGGCGGTGTTTCGAGGTGC contains the following coding sequences:
- a CDS encoding DsrE/DsrF/DrsH-like family protein: MSSDADAPVDAGAASVEDLRAQVQALQEEVSDLREATDDDGQKSMTIIATKGTLDMAYPPLILASTAAAFGWDVVVFHTFWGLDILHEKKSKNLKLSAVGNPSMPMPNAVAALPFMDNVATSMMEKKIQENGTATVEELIETSLDMGVDLQACQMTIELMGYDEAEFYDGVTTGVGAATALQHMADADVQLMI
- a CDS encoding sulfurtransferase TusA family protein, giving the protein MSTYEPTETLDVKGLSCPMPVVKTRGAVDDLEAGEILQVVATDSGSMSDLKGWADSTDGVSMLEQEEAEEDGDAVFRHFIQKE
- a CDS encoding MBL fold metallo-hydrolase; the encoded protein is MTVPDLPELEVGVPVIEPETLKARIDEGESLTILDNRVPSEHEDWRIDGENVSHVNIPYFEFLDEELDESLFEDLPEDEEFVVLCAKGHSSEYVAGLLIQEGYDAVALERGMNGWASIYEYTELETDGDALVAQYQRPSSGCLAYLVVDGDEAAVVDPLRYFADEYVADAKALGAELKYAVDTHIHADHISGVRTLVEDYGVTGVIPEAAEARGVDYDTPYETIADGETLTVGDTDVEAIHTPGHTTGMTTYTVDNVLFTGDGLFIESVARPDLEDGDEGAPDAAGMLYDSLQERVLSHDDDAIVASAHFSDAAIPADDGSYTATLGELKDTMDALSMPKEEFVEFILSDMPPRPANYVDIIETNLGVQESDDDRAFELELGPNNCAASNEALTN
- a CDS encoding YeeE/YedE family protein, which gives rise to MSGLTPLLVEGLFPNGIAHYALGGLLIGLGTAVIYLGTGIIAGTSTFLESTLSYVSDLPRFNKAKYVASRDWRVVFTLSIVAGAALYTVLFGDGWWVSDVQPWRFAVGGVLVGVGTRIGKGCTSGHGVCGVGSRSRTSLVNVATFMLVAIGVAQLLSALGVSP
- a CDS encoding DUF6691 family protein, with the protein product MSDDERGLGFMLVVIAGGLIFGFGLAVSNMARPEVVLDFLQFDDFGLVFVMGGAAVVTGTVFALAEAFGDRAPLTGRDYGRRLKSFDKNVVVGGVVFGAGWGISGICPGAAYASLGVGNYPILIAIGGMFAGAYLQGLWRARRAESAATGTSAD
- a CDS encoding sulfite exporter TauE/SafE family protein — protein: MSAGMLALFVAFGVLIGVLFGFFGMGGSFLVTPALLVMGYPSRVAVGSGLAFVFGTSVIATLKHRDLGQVDYKLGISMIIGTTVGLEVGKEIVLYLEELGLAGNIISVTYVLLLGGIGLFVTYEALKGGDGGGVSHDVDGDADIDADDIPELAKKIQSYSLPPMITLRGGVKVSLWMILLVAFATGLLSGFLGVGGGFIRMPALFYLIGVPVPIAVGTDLFEIMFSGGIGSFLYAQSGGVDLSIVAPLLAGSALGARVGSAATSIVDEDEIKIYFGLMLLLGALAVAVRQAGNYLGMGVLDYVSLALILGSALMVSGAVLYSAVKSMRAPSAAGSSTAD